In Comamonas koreensis, the genomic stretch CCGGCCGCGTCTGGACCAACTGCTACCACCACTACCCCGCGCATGCCGCCTTTGGCGGTTACAAAGAGTCCGGCATCGGCCGTGAGAACCACAAGATGATGCTCAACCACTACCAGCAGACCAAGAATCTGTTGGTGTCCTACTCCGAAAACAAGCTGGGCTTCTTCTAATAGACAGGGTATGCAGGGCGGTGTGCCCGACCCAGGCTGCCTCAGCAGTCAGGGCTGGGGCCACGCACACCGCCTGTGCAACACCACCCATTCTGGCCGGCATGGCACCTGCCTTGCCCACCTCACAGGAGACAGCAACATGGTTGTGGAAAAGGTAGTGGCCACCCCGGCCGCGCAAGCGCTGATTGCCTTGCTCAAAGACAAGCATGGCCCTGGCCTGATGTTTCACCAATCGGGCGGCTGCTGCGACAACAGCGCGGCCAACTGCTACCTGCTGGGCGAGCTGACGATTGGCCAGGGCGATGTCTACCTGGGCGATATAGGGGGCTGCCCGTTTTACATGAGCACCTCCCAGTACACGTACTGGAAGCACACCCAGCTGATCATCGATGTGATCGACACGCACGGCGGCGGCACCTTCTCACTCGAAGGCCCCGAGGGCAAGGCCTTTCACACGCGCTCGCGCGTCTTCAGCAGCGACGAGCTGGAGGCGCTGCAGCAACAGGACGCGCCAGCCATTGCAAACAATGCGCAGTCCTAGGCCAGGTCAAGCGCTGTACCTACCCCACAAGAATGGTGCAAGAAATACAGGTATTCTTTTCATATCAATGGCTTAAGCAATAACCATGGGTGCAGGCAGGTGAAGTTGCTGCAATGCAGCATTCTTCAAAGCTTTCTACAATTTCCCTAGTTTTAACCCACTGGGAATGCCCATGACTGCAAGACACACTACCCAAGCCAAGGTCCAGAATCTGGCCACCAAAAGCCTGGAGCTCAGCTTGGCTGCTCCCCAGGTGGTCGCACAACGCGTGGGCCGCATGATGCTCGCTGGCACCCAGCCTTCGGCGCGCGACCAGCAAGAGTTCTACCGCATGGGCAACGAAAAGGTCACCGCCTTTTACGAATCCTGGATCGGGATGTGGACCCAGGCCTGTACAGCC encodes the following:
- a CDS encoding DUF779 domain-containing protein, translating into MVVEKVVATPAAQALIALLKDKHGPGLMFHQSGGCCDNSAANCYLLGELTIGQGDVYLGDIGGCPFYMSTSQYTYWKHTQLIIDVIDTHGGGTFSLEGPEGKAFHTRSRVFSSDELEALQQQDAPAIANNAQS
- a CDS encoding polyhydroxyalkanoate granule-associated phasin codes for the protein MTARHTTQAKVQNLATKSLELSLAAPQVVAQRVGRMMLAGTQPSARDQQEFYRMGNEKVTAFYESWIGMWTQACTAYWQAAASLYTVPGPFTPGSSNPLAAFGVGKATSRMVTQQVRAVTDVLNAGITPVHAKAVSNAKRLSRSKR